One Herbaspirillum rubrisubalbicans genomic window carries:
- the alaC gene encoding alanine transaminase: MMQSADSRDPSRSPAVSASPAVSSAVSPDAFPVSFPRIERLPPYVFNITAELKMAARRRGEDIIDMSMGNPDGPTPPHIVEKLVEVAQRPDTHGYSSSKGIPRLRRAIAHWYRSRYEVDFDPDSEAIVTIGSKEGLAHLMLATLDKGDTVLVPNPSYPIHIYGAVIAGANIRSVRMSPGVDFFDELERAVRESYPKPKMMILGFPSNPTAQCVELEFFERVVKLAREHQILVVHDLAYADITFDGWKAPSIMQVPGAREVAVEFFTLSKSYNMAGWRIGFMVGNARLVAALARIKSYHDYGSFTPVQVAAIAALEGDQSCVEEIRANYEKRRNVLVKGLHEAGWMVDVPKASMYIWARIPEPYRQFGSLEFSRILLEQAKVCVSPGIGFGDYGDEYVRFALIENESRIRQAIRGIKTMFKNAKGN; this comes from the coding sequence ATGATGCAATCCGCCGATTCGCGCGATCCCTCGCGCTCGCCTGCCGTTTCCGCTTCTCCTGCTGTTTCTTCTGCCGTTTCTCCCGACGCCTTCCCGGTCAGCTTCCCGCGCATCGAACGCCTGCCGCCCTACGTCTTCAACATCACCGCCGAACTGAAGATGGCTGCGCGCCGTCGCGGCGAGGACATCATCGACATGTCCATGGGCAACCCGGATGGCCCCACGCCGCCGCACATCGTCGAGAAGCTGGTGGAAGTCGCGCAGCGCCCCGACACCCACGGCTATTCCTCCTCCAAGGGCATCCCGCGCCTGCGTCGCGCCATTGCCCACTGGTACCGCAGCCGCTACGAGGTCGACTTCGATCCCGACAGCGAAGCCATCGTCACCATCGGTTCCAAGGAGGGACTGGCGCACCTGATGCTGGCCACGCTGGACAAGGGCGATACCGTGCTGGTGCCCAATCCCAGCTACCCCATCCACATCTATGGCGCGGTCATTGCCGGCGCCAATATCCGCTCGGTGCGCATGAGCCCGGGCGTGGATTTTTTCGATGAGCTGGAACGCGCGGTGCGCGAGAGCTACCCCAAGCCCAAGATGATGATCCTGGGCTTCCCCTCCAATCCGACGGCGCAATGCGTGGAGCTGGAATTTTTCGAGCGTGTCGTCAAGCTGGCGCGTGAACACCAGATTCTGGTGGTGCATGACCTGGCCTATGCCGATATCACCTTCGATGGCTGGAAAGCGCCGTCCATCATGCAGGTGCCGGGTGCGAGGGAGGTTGCGGTGGAATTCTTCACGCTTTCCAAGAGCTACAACATGGCCGGCTGGCGGATCGGCTTCATGGTCGGCAATGCGCGCCTGGTGGCGGCACTGGCGCGCATCAAGAGCTATCACGACTATGGCAGCTTCACGCCGGTGCAGGTGGCGGCGATTGCCGCGCTGGAGGGCGACCAGTCTTGCGTGGAAGAGATCCGCGCCAATTACGAGAAGCGCCGCAACGTGCTGGTCAAGGGCTTGCACGAGGCCGGCTGGATGGTCGATGTGCCCAAGGCCTCGATGTACATCTGGGCGCGTATCCCGGAGCCGTATCGCCAGTTCGGTTCGCTGGAGTTTTCGCGCATCCTGCTGGAACAGGCCAAGGTGTGCGTTTCGCCCGGTATCGGCTTTGGTGACTACGGCGATGAATACGTGCGCTTCGCCCTGATCGAAAACGAATCCCGCATCCGCCAGGCCATTCGCGGGATCAAGACCATGTTCAAGAATGCCAAGGGCAATTGA
- a CDS encoding YXWGXW repeat-containing protein, with product MMKKIILTGLVALAASSAVLPVAQAQVSVNINIGAPPPPREEILPPPRHGYVWVPGFWDWDGHRHLWREGHWLRERPGYVYAQPVWRQGPRGWELDRGGWRGGPPPGRGPGPRDWDDDRRGPGPGPGRDCPPGHARKGEC from the coding sequence ATGATGAAAAAAATAATACTCACCGGCCTGGTGGCGCTGGCGGCCTCTTCTGCCGTGTTGCCCGTTGCCCAGGCGCAAGTGTCGGTCAACATCAACATCGGCGCACCGCCGCCGCCGCGCGAGGAGATCCTGCCGCCGCCGCGCCATGGCTATGTCTGGGTACCGGGATTCTGGGATTGGGACGGCCATCGTCATCTCTGGCGCGAGGGTCACTGGTTACGCGAGCGTCCCGGTTACGTCTATGCCCAACCGGTATGGCGTCAGGGGCCGCGTGGCTGGGAGCTGGATCGTGGTGGCTGGCGCGGCGGTCCGCCTCCGGGACGCGGTCCGGGTCCGCGCGATTGGGATGATGATCGTCGCGGACCAGGCCCCGGCCCTGGACGTGATTGTCCCCCCGGTCATGCACGCAAGGGAGAATGCTGA
- a CDS encoding branched-chain amino acid ABC transporter permease, with protein MLYREAGQFKTSYIADSQIFPIRQDRILFTLFMVFAFVGVPLLGSEYWFSAILVPFLVFALAALGLNVLTGYAGQLSLGSAAFMAVGAYAAYNFQLRVEGIPIVATLILSGGCAALVGVLFGLPSLRIKGFYLAVATLAAQFFVVWALTKFPWFSNNSSSGVISTPKIDLFGIAIDTPVRKYLFVLAVVSVLALVAKNLVRSSTGRAWMAVRDMDVAAEVIGIPLMRTKLTAFAVSSFYCGVAGALYAFCYLGSVEPDGFSLDLSFRILFMIIIGGVGSILGSFLGSAFILLLPIFLDNALPPLAALLHLPFTNATVSHIQMMVFGALIIFFLIAEPHGLARLWQIAKEKLRLWPFPH; from the coding sequence ATGCTGTACCGTGAAGCAGGACAATTCAAGACAAGCTACATCGCCGACAGTCAGATATTCCCGATCCGCCAGGATCGCATCCTCTTTACGCTGTTCATGGTGTTCGCCTTCGTGGGCGTGCCGCTCTTGGGCAGCGAATACTGGTTCTCGGCCATCCTGGTGCCCTTCCTGGTGTTTGCCCTGGCGGCCCTCGGCCTGAACGTGCTGACCGGATACGCCGGCCAGCTCTCGCTGGGCTCGGCGGCCTTCATGGCGGTGGGCGCGTATGCGGCCTACAACTTCCAGTTGCGCGTGGAGGGCATCCCCATCGTCGCTACGCTGATTCTCTCCGGTGGCTGTGCGGCCTTGGTGGGCGTGCTGTTCGGGCTGCCGTCGCTGCGCATCAAGGGTTTCTATCTGGCCGTGGCCACGCTGGCGGCGCAGTTCTTCGTGGTGTGGGCGCTGACCAAGTTTCCCTGGTTTTCCAACAATTCTTCCTCGGGCGTGATCAGCACCCCCAAGATCGATCTGTTCGGCATCGCCATCGACACGCCCGTGCGCAAGTACCTGTTCGTACTGGCCGTGGTCAGCGTGCTGGCGCTGGTAGCCAAGAATCTGGTGCGCTCTTCCACCGGGCGCGCCTGGATGGCGGTGCGCGACATGGACGTGGCCGCCGAGGTGATCGGCATTCCGCTCATGCGCACCAAGCTGACCGCCTTTGCGGTGAGCTCCTTCTATTGCGGCGTGGCCGGTGCCCTGTATGCCTTCTGCTACCTGGGTTCGGTGGAGCCGGACGGCTTCTCGCTGGACCTGTCCTTCCGCATCCTGTTCATGATCATCATCGGCGGCGTGGGCAGCATCCTCGGTTCCTTCCTGGGGTCGGCCTTCATCCTCTTGCTGCCGATCTTCCTCGACAACGCACTGCCGCCGCTGGCGGCACTGCTGCATCTGCCATTCACCAATGCCACCGTGTCGCACATCCAGATGATGGTGTTCGGCGCCCTGATCATCTTCTTCCTGATCGCCGAGCCGCACGGACTGGCGCGGCTGTGGCAGATCGCCAAGGAAAAACTGCGCCTGTGGCCGTTCCCGCACTGA
- a CDS encoding AMP-dependent synthetase/ligase, producing the protein MVETRQDTQAATFAQLLLAHARQRPERAAFREKDLGIWQSTSWREVAEQVRSFACGLAALGFKRGMSLAIIGNNCPRLYWAMSAAQALGGMPVPLYQDAPAADMAYVLADANVDFVMAEDQEQVDKVFEIKENLPRIAHVIYDDERGMRNYHQPELLSFARVQELGRAYERLHPDFFEQQVAAGSPDDVAIILYTSGTTGKPKGVCHSHRAMITTATTLVEFDHLDQHDDILCYLPLAWVGDFLYSFAQQHVAGFCLNCPESPNTVMSDLREIGPTYYFAPPRVYENILTQVMIRIEDAGWFKRKMFHGFMRVARRVGMRILDGKPGVSLIDRLQYALGDLLVYGPLKNVLGMSRLRVAYTGGEAIGPDLFDFYRSLGINLKQLYGMTETCVTVCMQPSGDVKLDSVGRPMKGVEVRIDANGEVLVRSPGLMKEYFKRPDATAEAIDQDGYFHTGDAGFFDSDGHLKIIDRAKDVGKMASGSMFAPKYIENKLKFFPFIKEAVTFGNGREQCMAFINIDMDAVGNWAERRNLPYSGYTDLAANPAVYELVRDCVEKVNADLVADPLLADSQIHRFLILHKELDPDDEELTRTRKVRRGFIADKYAVLIEALYAGRTSQYIETQVKFEDGRQGMISADLKIAEAKTFKTLQSAA; encoded by the coding sequence ATGGTGGAGACGAGACAAGACACCCAAGCTGCGACCTTTGCGCAGCTATTGCTGGCCCATGCCCGCCAGCGACCCGAACGGGCTGCCTTCCGCGAGAAGGACCTGGGCATCTGGCAGAGCACCAGCTGGCGCGAAGTGGCCGAGCAGGTGCGCAGCTTCGCCTGCGGTCTGGCTGCGCTGGGCTTCAAGCGCGGCATGAGCCTGGCCATCATCGGCAACAATTGCCCGCGCCTGTATTGGGCCATGAGCGCCGCGCAGGCGCTGGGCGGAATGCCGGTGCCGCTGTACCAGGACGCCCCGGCGGCCGACATGGCCTATGTCCTGGCCGATGCCAACGTCGATTTCGTCATGGCCGAAGACCAGGAACAGGTCGACAAGGTTTTCGAGATCAAGGAAAACCTGCCGCGCATCGCCCACGTCATCTATGACGATGAGCGCGGGATGCGCAACTACCACCAGCCCGAACTGCTGTCCTTTGCCCGCGTGCAGGAACTAGGACGGGCCTATGAACGCTTGCACCCGGATTTCTTCGAGCAGCAGGTGGCGGCCGGCTCACCGGACGATGTGGCCATCATCCTCTACACCTCCGGCACCACCGGCAAACCCAAGGGCGTCTGCCATTCGCATCGCGCCATGATCACCACCGCCACCACGCTGGTGGAGTTCGATCACCTGGACCAACACGACGACATCCTGTGCTACCTGCCGCTGGCCTGGGTCGGTGATTTCCTGTATTCCTTCGCCCAGCAGCACGTGGCTGGCTTCTGCCTCAATTGCCCGGAGTCGCCCAACACCGTCATGAGCGACCTGCGCGAGATCGGCCCCACCTATTACTTCGCACCGCCCCGGGTCTACGAGAACATTCTGACCCAGGTCATGATCCGCATCGAGGATGCCGGCTGGTTCAAGCGCAAGATGTTCCACGGCTTCATGCGCGTGGCGCGGCGGGTGGGCATGAGAATCCTGGACGGCAAGCCCGGTGTCTCGCTCATCGACCGCCTGCAATATGCGCTGGGCGACCTGCTGGTCTATGGACCGCTCAAGAACGTGCTTGGCATGTCGCGCCTGCGCGTGGCCTATACCGGGGGCGAGGCCATCGGGCCCGACCTGTTCGACTTCTACCGCTCGCTGGGCATCAATCTCAAGCAACTCTATGGCATGACCGAAACCTGCGTGACGGTCTGTATGCAACCCTCGGGCGACGTCAAGCTCGATAGCGTGGGCCGCCCCATGAAGGGAGTGGAAGTGCGCATCGATGCCAATGGCGAGGTGCTGGTGCGCTCTCCCGGCTTGATGAAGGAATATTTCAAGCGGCCCGATGCTACCGCCGAAGCCATCGATCAGGACGGTTATTTCCACACCGGAGATGCAGGTTTCTTCGACAGTGACGGTCACTTGAAGATCATCGACCGCGCCAAGGATGTCGGCAAGATGGCCAGCGGCAGCATGTTCGCGCCCAAGTACATCGAGAACAAGCTGAAGTTCTTCCCCTTCATCAAGGAAGCGGTGACCTTCGGCAATGGCCGCGAACAATGCATGGCCTTCATCAACATCGACATGGATGCGGTGGGCAACTGGGCCGAACGGCGCAACCTGCCTTACAGCGGCTATACCGACTTGGCCGCCAACCCGGCGGTCTATGAACTGGTGCGCGACTGCGTGGAAAAGGTCAATGCCGATCTGGTGGCGGACCCCTTGCTGGCCGATTCGCAGATTCATCGCTTCCTGATCCTGCACAAGGAACTCGACCCCGACGACGAAGAACTGACCCGCACCCGCAAGGTGCGGCGCGGCTTCATCGCCGACAAGTATGCGGTGCTGATCGAGGCGCTCTATGCCGGTCGAACCTCGCAGTACATCGAGACCCAGGTCAAGTTCGAGGACGGCCGCCAAGGCATGATCTCGGCCGACCTCAAGATCGCCGAGGCCAAGACCTTCAAGACGCTGCAAAGCGCCGCCTGA
- a CDS encoding phenylacetate--CoA ligase family protein gives MSDPKQVLAELDALERRDPQQREQQLIRALPQLLARAQGAAGWARILDGVDAAAIDSRAALAQLPVTRKSDLKELQTRERPFGGLNTTPARQLRRLFVSPGPIYDPEGQGADWWRFASALKALGLQGGHILQNCFAYHFTPAAFMVEGAAARLGCAVIPAGIGQTELQVNAMAALKPDAYVGTPSFLKIIIEKAQEMGADISSVQRALVSAEALPPSLRHWFHEHGVAQVLQLYASADIGNIAYETMSDGVVHPGMVLDEALILEIVRPGTGDPVAEGEVGEVVVTSFNPDYPLIRFGTGDLSAVVPGPSPCGRTNTRIKGWMGRADQTTKVRGMFVHPSQVADVLRRHGDVLRARLVVSGEMANDVMTLHCEVGDPEHPAIDVAALAGSLREVTKLRGEVLLVAPGSLPNDGKVIEDARKYE, from the coding sequence ATGTCCGATCCGAAGCAGGTACTGGCCGAGCTGGACGCCCTGGAGCGGCGCGACCCGCAACAGCGTGAGCAACAACTGATACGGGCCTTGCCGCAACTGTTGGCACGGGCGCAAGGGGCGGCGGGCTGGGCGCGCATTCTGGATGGCGTGGACGCGGCGGCGATCGACTCGCGCGCCGCGTTGGCGCAATTGCCGGTCACGCGCAAGTCCGACCTGAAGGAACTGCAGACCCGCGAGCGTCCCTTCGGTGGCTTGAACACCACGCCTGCCCGGCAATTGCGGCGGCTCTTCGTCTCGCCCGGCCCGATCTACGATCCCGAGGGGCAGGGCGCGGATTGGTGGCGTTTTGCCAGTGCGCTGAAGGCACTCGGACTGCAGGGCGGGCATATCCTGCAGAACTGTTTTGCCTATCACTTCACGCCGGCCGCCTTCATGGTCGAAGGCGCAGCGGCCCGTCTCGGTTGCGCGGTGATTCCGGCCGGCATCGGCCAGACCGAATTGCAGGTCAATGCGATGGCGGCTTTGAAGCCCGATGCCTATGTCGGCACGCCCTCGTTCCTGAAGATCATCATCGAGAAGGCGCAGGAGATGGGCGCCGATATCTCCAGCGTGCAGCGCGCCCTGGTCAGTGCCGAAGCGCTGCCGCCCTCGCTGCGCCACTGGTTCCATGAACACGGCGTGGCGCAGGTGCTGCAACTGTATGCCTCGGCCGATATCGGCAATATCGCCTACGAGACCATGAGCGACGGCGTGGTGCATCCCGGCATGGTGCTGGACGAAGCGCTGATCCTGGAAATCGTGCGGCCCGGTACCGGCGATCCGGTGGCCGAGGGCGAGGTGGGGGAGGTGGTGGTGACCTCCTTCAATCCCGACTATCCGCTGATCCGTTTCGGCACCGGCGACCTGTCGGCGGTGGTGCCGGGCCCTTCTCCCTGCGGGCGTACCAATACCCGCATCAAGGGCTGGATGGGACGCGCCGACCAGACCACCAAGGTGCGCGGCATGTTCGTGCATCCTTCGCAGGTGGCCGATGTGCTGCGCCGGCACGGGGATGTGCTGCGCGCGCGCTTGGTGGTTTCGGGCGAGATGGCCAATGACGTCATGACCCTGCATTGCGAAGTGGGCGACCCGGAACACCCGGCCATCGATGTCGCTGCGCTGGCCGGCAGCCTGCGCGAGGTCACCAAGCTGCGTGGCGAAGTCTTGCTGGTGGCGCCGGGCAGCCTGCCCAATGATGGCAAGGTCATTGAAGATGCCCGAAAATACGAATAA
- a CDS encoding Crp/Fnr family transcriptional regulator, with translation MQTTIRQMLSRSIWAQALTEEQLTRVESEVVSRKIAAGGYVCRKGDPVTHWIGVHEGLLKMSSVSPEGKTVSFAGMANGGWLGEGSLLKDEPRKYDVVALRESELLYMPKSTYIWLLDNSIPFNRFLVTQLNERLALFISLVEYDRMLEPDARVARCLAALFNPYLNPGIGLNLQISQEEVGNLSGTSRQRANQALQVLEKAGLLKVDYGSITINDLDGLRQFPG, from the coding sequence ATGCAGACAACCATTCGCCAGATGCTCTCCAGGAGTATCTGGGCTCAGGCGCTGACCGAAGAACAATTGACCCGGGTGGAGTCCGAAGTGGTCAGCCGCAAGATTGCCGCCGGTGGCTATGTGTGCCGCAAGGGCGATCCGGTGACGCACTGGATCGGCGTGCACGAAGGCTTGCTGAAGATGAGCAGTGTCTCGCCGGAAGGCAAGACCGTCTCCTTTGCCGGCATGGCCAATGGCGGCTGGCTGGGCGAAGGCTCGCTGCTCAAGGATGAACCGCGCAAGTACGATGTGGTGGCCTTGCGCGAAAGTGAATTGTTGTACATGCCCAAGTCCACCTACATCTGGTTGCTGGACAACAGTATTCCCTTCAACCGCTTTTTGGTGACGCAATTGAACGAGCGCCTGGCGCTGTTCATTTCGCTGGTGGAATACGACCGGATGCTGGAACCGGATGCGCGCGTGGCCCGCTGCCTGGCGGCGCTCTTCAATCCCTACCTGAACCCGGGCATCGGGCTCAATCTGCAGATTTCCCAGGAAGAAGTCGGCAACCTCTCGGGCACCTCGCGCCAGCGCGCCAACCAGGCCTTGCAGGTGCTGGAAAAGGCCGGCCTGTTGAAGGTGGACTACGGCAGCATCACCATCAATGACCTGGATGGACTGCGGCAATTTCCGGGGTGA
- a CDS encoding ABC transporter substrate-binding protein — protein MKTMKHLRQLVLATACAAGLLSAAVPALAQSNEQFIAIPSYRVGPYGTNGQSYYGGYVDYLNYVNLKEGGINGVKLSWEECETEYNNAKGVECYERMKNKNPVTHGTAINPMATGISYALIDKTAEDKVPLVMIGYGRTDAVDGSVFPYAFPLVTTYQMQVSAIVKYLAGKNNGSLAGKKIVFLYHDSAYGKEPIVALQAEASIGKFKLVEIPVAHPGNEQGAQWLRIRQENPDYVIFWGWGVMNQTALKAAQKVGYARDKIIGSWWAGSEEDTIPAGEAAKGYLSATWNVAGKDVPVIADIDKVVYGAGKGNMQDKNKLGSILYNRGVSAAIATVEAVRTAQAKFGKGKVMSGEQVRWGFENLNITDARLKALGATGLLPEIKTSCENHEGSGKVKIQQWDGSKWVLVSDWIEGNKNLIHPLFKASAAKYAKEKGITPACMK, from the coding sequence ATGAAAACCATGAAGCATCTGAGGCAGCTGGTGCTGGCTACCGCCTGCGCCGCCGGCCTGCTGTCGGCAGCCGTGCCGGCGCTGGCGCAGAGCAATGAGCAGTTCATCGCCATCCCCAGCTATCGGGTCGGCCCCTATGGCACCAACGGCCAGTCTTACTACGGCGGCTATGTCGATTACCTCAACTACGTCAACCTCAAGGAAGGTGGCATCAACGGCGTCAAGCTGTCCTGGGAAGAATGCGAGACCGAGTACAACAACGCCAAGGGCGTGGAGTGCTACGAGCGCATGAAGAACAAGAACCCGGTCACCCACGGCACTGCCATCAACCCCATGGCCACCGGCATTTCCTATGCCTTGATCGACAAGACCGCCGAAGACAAGGTACCGCTGGTGATGATCGGCTATGGCCGCACCGATGCGGTGGATGGCTCGGTGTTCCCGTATGCCTTCCCACTGGTGACGACCTACCAGATGCAGGTCTCGGCCATCGTCAAGTACCTGGCCGGCAAGAACAATGGCTCGCTGGCGGGCAAGAAGATCGTGTTCCTGTACCACGATTCAGCCTATGGCAAGGAACCCATCGTGGCCTTGCAGGCCGAGGCGTCCATCGGCAAGTTCAAGCTGGTGGAAATCCCGGTGGCGCACCCCGGCAACGAGCAGGGCGCGCAATGGTTGCGCATCCGCCAGGAAAACCCGGACTACGTGATCTTCTGGGGCTGGGGCGTGATGAACCAGACGGCATTGAAGGCGGCGCAAAAGGTCGGCTATGCGCGTGACAAGATCATCGGTTCCTGGTGGGCCGGTTCGGAAGAAGACACCATTCCCGCCGGTGAAGCCGCCAAGGGTTACCTGTCGGCCACCTGGAACGTGGCCGGCAAGGATGTGCCGGTGATCGCCGACATCGACAAGGTGGTCTATGGCGCGGGCAAGGGCAACATGCAGGACAAGAACAAGCTCGGCTCCATCCTCTACAACCGGGGTGTATCGGCCGCCATTGCGACGGTGGAAGCGGTGCGCACCGCCCAGGCCAAGTTCGGTAAAGGCAAGGTCATGAGCGGCGAGCAGGTGCGCTGGGGCTTTGAAAACCTCAACATCACCGATGCGCGCTTGAAAGCCTTGGGTGCCACCGGCCTGCTGCCGGAGATCAAGACTTCCTGCGAGAACCACGAGGGGTCGGGCAAGGTGAAGATCCAGCAATGGGATGGCAGCAAGTGGGTGCTGGTGTCGGACTGGATCGAGGGCAACAAGAACCTGATCCACCCGCTGTTCAAGGCTTCTGCGGCGAAATACGCAAAAGAAAAAGGCATCACTCCTGCCTGCATGAAGTAG
- a CDS encoding branched-chain amino acid ABC transporter permease, translating into MQFFLEVTLSGLLSGLMYSLVALGFVLIYKASGVFNFAQGAMVYFAALAVVGLMEKGMPMWAAIIGAFVVMILVGLATERFVLRKLVNQPPITLFMATIGLTFFLEGLGPMLFGSEVRPIDLGIVDEPIQSVMDSIGIGISKFDLFASGMVVALVAALALFFQKTKVGRALRAVADDHQAALSLGIPLQHIWAVVWGVAGFVALIAGLLWGSRNGVQFALTMTALKALPVLILGGFTSIPGAIVGGLIIGASEKLAEIYIPPVMQDAFGGNFGGIEGWFPYVFALLFLLVRPEGLFGERHIDRV; encoded by the coding sequence ATGCAATTCTTCCTCGAAGTTACCCTGAGCGGCTTGCTCTCGGGTTTGATGTATTCCCTGGTGGCGCTGGGTTTCGTGCTGATCTACAAGGCCTCGGGCGTCTTCAATTTCGCTCAGGGCGCGATGGTGTATTTCGCTGCGCTGGCCGTGGTGGGCCTGATGGAAAAGGGGATGCCGATGTGGGCCGCCATCATCGGCGCCTTCGTGGTCATGATCCTGGTGGGGCTGGCCACCGAACGCTTCGTGCTGCGCAAGCTGGTGAACCAGCCGCCCATCACGCTCTTCATGGCCACCATCGGCCTGACCTTTTTCCTGGAAGGCCTGGGGCCGATGCTCTTCGGCAGCGAGGTGCGGCCCATCGACCTGGGCATCGTCGATGAGCCGATCCAGTCGGTGATGGACAGCATCGGCATCGGCATTTCCAAGTTCGACCTCTTTGCCTCGGGCATGGTGGTGGCGCTGGTGGCGGCGCTGGCGCTGTTCTTCCAGAAGACCAAGGTCGGCCGCGCCTTGCGCGCGGTGGCCGACGATCACCAGGCGGCGCTGTCGCTGGGCATCCCGCTGCAGCACATCTGGGCCGTGGTGTGGGGCGTGGCCGGGTTCGTGGCGCTGATCGCGGGGCTGCTGTGGGGCTCGCGCAATGGCGTGCAGTTCGCGCTGACCATGACCGCCTTGAAGGCCTTGCCGGTGCTGATCCTGGGTGGCTTTACCTCGATTCCCGGAGCCATTGTCGGCGGCCTCATCATCGGTGCTTCCGAAAAACTGGCCGAGATCTATATCCCACCGGTGATGCAGGACGCCTTCGGCGGCAACTTCGGCGGCATCGAAGGCTGGTTCCCGTATGTGTTTGCGCTGCTGTTCCTGCTGGTGCGACCGGAAGGACTGTTCGGCGAGCGGCATATCGACCGTGTATGA
- a CDS encoding ABC transporter ATP-binding protein → MNATSLSTSAAAADVAPATVGKALSINNIEVIYDHVILVLKGVSLDVPEGRIVALLGANGAGKSTTLKAISNLLHAERGDVTKGSIEFRGERVDRMTPNDLVKRGVIQVMEGRHCFGHLTVEENLLTGAYTRGISHAEVKHELEKIYAYFPRLKVRRKSQSGYTSGGEQQMTAIGRAMMAKPSMILLDEPSMGLAPQIVEEIFEIVKDLNSKEKVSFLLAEQNTMVALRYADFGYILENGRVVMEGAASELADNEDVKEFYLGVSGAGRKNFRDMKFYRRRKRWLA, encoded by the coding sequence ATGAATGCCACATCGCTTTCGACCAGTGCGGCTGCCGCTGATGTTGCTCCTGCTACCGTGGGCAAGGCACTGTCGATCAACAATATCGAAGTCATCTACGACCACGTGATCCTGGTCTTGAAGGGCGTCTCGCTGGACGTGCCCGAAGGCAGGATCGTGGCGCTCCTGGGCGCCAATGGCGCTGGCAAGAGCACCACCTTGAAAGCCATTTCCAACCTGCTGCACGCCGAGCGCGGCGATGTGACCAAGGGCAGCATCGAATTCCGGGGGGAGCGGGTGGACCGCATGACCCCCAATGACCTGGTCAAGCGCGGCGTCATCCAGGTGATGGAAGGGCGCCACTGCTTCGGTCACCTGACGGTGGAAGAAAACCTGTTGACCGGGGCCTATACGCGCGGCATCAGCCATGCCGAAGTCAAACACGAGCTGGAAAAGATTTACGCTTATTTCCCGCGTCTGAAGGTGCGTCGCAAGTCGCAGTCCGGCTATACCTCGGGCGGCGAGCAGCAGATGACGGCCATTGGTCGCGCCATGATGGCCAAGCCCTCCATGATCCTGCTCGATGAACCCTCGATGGGCTTGGCGCCGCAGATCGTCGAAGAGATCTTCGAGATCGTCAAGGACTTGAACAGCAAGGAAAAAGTCTCCTTCCTGCTGGCCGAGCAGAACACCATGGTGGCACTGCGCTATGCCGACTTCGGCTACATCCTCGAAAACGGCCGCGTGGTGATGGAAGGCGCGGCCAGTGAATTGGCCGATAACGAAGACGTCAAGGAGTTCTATCTCGGCGTGTCGGGCGCCGGGCGCAAGAACTTCCGCGACATGAAGTTCTATCGCCGCCGCAAGCGCTGGCTGGCTTAA
- a CDS encoding ABC transporter ATP-binding protein, translating to MNTTMKRHLSSEILPAGLPPVASPDDEAPAVAANGRRIGEVILDLQNISLSFGGVKALTDISFDVREHEIRAIIGPNGAGKSSMINVINGVYHPQKGQILYRGQPRLGMHPSSIARQGIARTFQNIALFKGMTVLDNIMTGRNTKMRSGLLSNAMWWGAARNEEIAHRRKVEEVIDFLEIQHIRKTPVGRLPYGLQKRVELARALAAEPHMLLLDEPMAGMNVEEKQDMCRFILDVNDQFGTTIVLIEHDMGVVMDISDRVVVLDYGKKIGDGTPDEVMNNPEVIKAYLGTSH from the coding sequence ATGAACACCACCATGAAACGACACCTGTCTTCCGAAATCCTGCCCGCGGGCCTGCCGCCCGTGGCCAGCCCCGATGACGAAGCCCCGGCGGTGGCCGCCAATGGGCGCCGTATCGGCGAGGTCATCCTGGACCTGCAGAACATCTCGCTGTCCTTCGGCGGCGTGAAGGCCCTGACCGATATCTCCTTCGACGTGCGCGAGCATGAAATCCGCGCCATCATCGGCCCCAACGGCGCCGGCAAGAGTTCGATGATCAACGTCATCAACGGCGTCTACCATCCGCAGAAGGGCCAGATTCTCTATCGTGGCCAGCCGCGCCTGGGGATGCATCCCAGCAGCATCGCGCGCCAGGGCATTGCGCGCACCTTCCAGAATATTGCGCTGTTCAAGGGCATGACCGTGCTGGACAACATCATGACCGGCCGCAATACCAAGATGCGCTCGGGTCTGTTGTCCAATGCGATGTGGTGGGGGGCGGCGCGCAATGAAGAAATCGCCCACCGCCGCAAGGTGGAAGAGGTGATCGACTTCCTGGAAATCCAGCACATCCGCAAGACCCCGGTAGGGCGCTTGCCCTATGGCCTGCAAAAGCGCGTGGAACTGGCGCGCGCCCTGGCCGCCGAGCCGCACATGCTGCTGCTGGATGAACCGATGGCCGGCATGAACGTGGAAGAAAAGCAGGACATGTGCCGCTTCATCCTGGACGTGAACGACCAGTTCGGCACCACCATCGTCTTGATCGAACACGATATGGGGGTGGTCATGGATATCTCGGATCGCGTGGTGGTGCTGGACTATGGCAAGAAGATCGGCGATGGCACGCCGGACGAAGTGATGAACAATCCCGAAGTCATCAAGGCCTATCTCGGGACTTCACACTGA